The proteins below are encoded in one region of Rhododendron vialii isolate Sample 1 chromosome 7a, ASM3025357v1:
- the LOC131333603 gene encoding very-long-chain aldehyde decarbonylase CER1-like: MASKPGVLTDWPWTPLGSFKYVVLAPWVVHSVYSFATKNGSERDNVSILILPFLLWRAIHNQIWISISRHRTAKGSNRIVDKSIDFEQVDRESNWDDQILLNGLLFYIANIIVPGVSHLPIWRTDGVVLTALIHAGPVEFLYYWLHRALHHHYLYSRYHSHHHSSIVTEPITSVIHPFAEHISYFLLFLIPMVTAALTGTSSLAAAFGYITYIDLMNNMGHCNFELIPKWLFSIFPPLKYMMYTPSYHSLHHTQFRTNYSLFMPFYDYVYGTMDKSTDSLYKKTLEREEESPSVVHLTHLTTPESIYHLPIGFASFASKPQKSKWYLWLMWPVTFWSMFMTCLHGCTFVVERNTFGKLKLQSWAIPRYTIQFLFQWQREAISGLIEQAIIEAEARGTKVLSLGLLNQGEEINRNGEVYIQRYPQLKVKVVDGSSLVVAVVLNSIPKGTTQVLLRGSLSKVVYSIASALCQRGIQVSTFYKIEYERLKLSTGYGSDLVLSRSYSEKVWLVGDGLSEEEQQKAPKGTLFIPYSQFPPKKARNDCLYHHTPAMLAPSSLENLNSCENWLPRRAMSASRVAGIVHALEGWNVNECGQKMFDVEQVWEACLKHGFRPLMTPN, from the exons aTGGCTTCGAAACCAGGAGTGCTAACTGACTGGCCATGGACGCCGCTCGGTAGCTTCAAG TACGTGGTTTTGGCACCGTGGGTGGTTCATAGCGTGTACTCGTTCGCCACAAAAAACGGAAGCGAGCGAGACAATGTGTCTATCCTCATACTCCCATTTCTGTTGTGGAGAGCGATTCATAACCAGATATGGATTTCTATCTCTCGTCACCGGACGGCGAAAGGCAGTAACAGGATCGTTGATAAGAGTATTGATTTTGAACAAGTTGATAGAGAAAGCAATTG gGATGACCAGATTCTGTTGAATGGGCTTCTGTTCTACATAGCGAACATTATAGTGCCAGGAGTTTCTCACCTACCCATATGGAGAACAGATGGTGTAGTCCTCACAGCTTTGATTCATGCTGGTCCAGTGGAATTTCTCTACTACTGGCTCCATAGagcactccaccaccattacctcTACTCTCGCTACCAttcccaccaccactcctccattGTGACGGAACCCATTACAT CTGTTATTCATCCATTTGCGGAGCATATCTCATActtcttattatttttaattccaATGGTCACTGCTGCGCTTACTGGGACTTCTTCTCTGGCGGCTGCGTTTGGTTATATAACCTACATTGATCTCATGAATAACATGGGACACTGCAACTTTGAGCTCATTCCCAAGTGGCTTTTCTCTATTTTCCCCCCTCTTAAGTACATGATGTATACACCATC ATATCACTCTCTGCATCACACCCAATTTCGGACCAACTACTCACTTTTTATGCCATTCTATGATTATGTCTACGGTACCATGGACAAGTCCACCGATTCACTCTATAAAAAAACTCTGGAGAGGGAAGAAGAGTCCCCCAGTGTAGTTCATCTCACCCATTTAACGACACCCGAATCCATCTATCACCTTCCAATTGGGTTTGCGTCCTTTGCCTCCAAGCCCCAGAAATCAAAGTGGTACCTCTGGCTGATGTGGCCTGTGACCTTTTGGTCCATGTTCATGACTTGCCTCCACGGCTGCACCTTCGTTGTAGAGAGAAATACCTTTGGGAAGCTCAAGTTACAATCATGGGCAATACCACGATACACCATTCAA TTCTTATTTCAATGGCAAAGAGAAGCTATCAGTGGCTTGATTGAACAAGCTATAATAGAAGCAGAGGCCAGAGGCACTAAGGTGTTAAGTCTTGGTCTTTTGAACCAG GGCGAAGAAATTAATAGGAACGGGGAGGTTTACATCCAAAGGTACCCTCAGCTCAAAGTGAAAGTGGTGGATGGAAGTAGCTTAGTAGTTGCTGTTGTCCTAAATAGCATTCCGAAGGGGACAACCCAAGTCCTCCTCAGGGGCAGCTTATCCAAAGTTGTTTATTCCATTGCCTCTGCTCTATGCCAAAGAGGGATCCAG GTTTCTACCTTTTACAAAATCGAATACGAGAGGCTTAAGCTTAGCACTGGATATGGATCCGATTTGGTTCTCTCAAGGAGCTATTCTGAGAAG GTATGGTTAGTGGGAGACGGACTGAGTGAAGaagaacagcagaaggcaccaaAAGGGACATTGTTCATTCCTTACTCCCAATTCCCTCCTAAGAAAGCGCGCAACGACTGCTTGTACCACCACACTCCGGCAATGCTGGCTCCCTCGTCTCTCGAAAACTTGAACTCATGTGAG AATTGGTTGCCAAGAAGGGCGATGAGTGCTTCACGTGTAGCTGGGATTGTGCATGCTCTAGAAGGATGGAACGTAAACGAGTGCGGCCAAAAGATGTTTGACGTTGAACAAGTTTGGGAAGCCTGTCTCAAACATGGCTTCCGTCCTTTGATGACTCCAAATTAG
- the LOC131333604 gene encoding very-long-chain aldehyde decarbonylase CER1-like encodes MASKPGVLTDWPWTPLGSFKYVVLAPWVVHSVYLLATKNESERDNAPILVLPFLLWRAIHNQIWISISRHRTAKGNNRIVDKSIDFEQVDRESNWDDQILLNGLLFYIVYIILPGASHLPIWRTDGVVLTALIHVGPVEFLYYWLHRALHQHYLYSRYHSHHHSSIVTEPITSVIHPFAEHLSYFLLFAIPMLTTVLTGTSSLAALFGYATYIDLMNNMGHCNFELIPKWLFSIFPPLKYMMYTPSYHSLHHTQFRTNYSLFMPFYDYVYGTMDKSTDSLYKKSLEKEEESPSVVHLTHLTTPESIYHLPIGFKSFASKPQKSKWYVWLMWPVTFWSMFITCIHSRTFVVERNVLEKLKIQSWAIPRYTIQFLFQWQRKAISGLIEQAIIEAEGRGTKVLSLGLLNQGEEINRNGEVYIQRYPQLKVKVVDGSSLVVAVVLNSVPKGTTQVLLRGSLSKVAYSIASALCQRGIQVSTLYKTEYERLKLSTGYGSDLVLSRSYSEKVWLVGDGLSKEEQLKAPKGTLFIPYSQFPPKNVRNDCLYHHTPAMLAPSSLENLNSCENWLPRRAMSASRVAGIVHALEGWNVNECGQKMFDVEQVWEACLKHGFCPLMTPN; translated from the exons ATGGCTTCGAAACCAGGAGTGCTAACTGACTGGCCATGGACGCCGCTCGGTAGCTTCAAG TACGTGGTTTTGGCACCTTGGGTGGTTCATAGCGTGTACTTGCTCGCTACGAAAAATGAAAGTGAGAGAGACAATGCGCCTATTCTCGTACTCCCATTTCTATTGTGGAGGGCGATTCATAACCAAATATGGATTTCTATTTCTCGTCACCGAACGGCAAAAGGCAATAACAGGATCGTTGATAAGAGTATTGATTTTGAACAAGTTGATAGAGAAAGCAATTG gGATGACCAGATTCTGTTGAATGGGCTTCTGTTCTACATAGTGTACATTATACTGCCAGGAGCTTCTCACCTACCCATATGGAGAACAGATGGAGTAGTCCTCACAGCTTTGATTCATGTTGGTCCAGTGGAATTTCTCTACTACTGGCTCCATAGAGCACTCCACCAACATTACCTCTACTCTCGCTACCAttcccaccaccactcctccattGTGACAGAACCCATTACAT CTGTTATTCATCCATTTGCGGAGCATCTCTCATACTTTTTACTATTTGCAATTCCAATGCTCACCACTGTGCTTACTGGGACTTCTTCTCTGGCGGCTCTGTTTGGTTATGCAACCTACATTGATCTCATGAATAACATGGGACACTGCAACTTTGAGCTCATTCCCAAGTGGCTTTTCTCCATTTTCCCCCCTCTCAAGTACATGATGTATACACCATC ATATCACTCTCTGCATCACACCCAATTTCGGACCAACTACTCACTTTTTATGCCATTCTATGATTATGTCTACGGTACCATGGACAAGTCCACGGATTCACTCTATAAAAAATCTCtggaaaaggaagaagagtCCCCCAGTGTAGTTCATCTCACCCATTTAACAACACCCGAATCCATCTATCACCTTCCGATTGGGTTTAAATCCTTTGCCTCCAAGCCCCAGAAATCAAAGTGGTACGTCTGGCTGATGTGGCCTGTGACCTTTTGGTCCATGTTCATAACTTGCATCCACAGCCGCACCTTCGTTGTAGAGCGAAATGTCCTTGAGAAGCTCAAGATACAATCATGGGCAATACCACGATACACCATTCAA TTCTTATTTCAATGGCAAAGAAAAGCTATCAGTGGCTTGATTGAACAAGCTATAATAGAAGCAGAGGGCAGAGGCACTAAGGTGTTAAGTCTTGGTCTTTTGAACCAG GGCGAAGAAATTAATAGGAATGGGGAGGTTTACATCCAGAGGTACCCTCAGCTCAAAGTGAAGGTGGTGGATGGAAGTAGCTTAGTAGTTGCTGTTGTCCTAAATAGCGTTCCAAAGGGAACAACCCAAGTCCTCCTCAGAGGCAGCTTATCCAAAGTTGCTTATTCCATTGCCTCTGCTCTATGCCAAAGAGGGATCCAG GTTTCTACCTTATACAAAACTGAATACGAGAGGCTTAAGCTTAGCACTGGATATGGATCTGATTTAGTTCTCTCAAGGAGCTATTCTGAGAAG GTATGGTTAGTGGGAGACGGACTGAGCAAAGAAGAACAGCTGAAGGCACCAAAAGGGACATTGTTCATTCCTTACTCGCAATTTCCCCCCAAGAATGTGCGCAATGACTGCTTGTACCACCACACTCCGGCAATGCTGGCTCCCTCGTCTCTCGAAAACTTGAACTCATGTGAG AATTGGTTGCCAAGAAGGGCGATGAGTGCTTCACGTGTAGCTGGGATTGTGCATGCTTTAGAAGGATGGAACGTAAACGAGTGCGGCCAAAAGATGTTCGACGTTGAACAAGTTTGGGAAGCCTGTCTCAAACATGGCTTCTGTCCTTTGATGACTCCAAATTAG